The following proteins come from a genomic window of Thermodesulfovibrionales bacterium:
- the atpB gene encoding F0F1 ATP synthase subunit A: MQEEALLMDAIINPHVVPHYVSYAFLASLILIGAALAIRGALALVPKGIQNFLEVLVESLLKLSEDNIGHKWGLYFFPLIGTIGLYILVCNFMGLIPGFDAPTSNINTTASMAVPVFLATHYYGIKVNGLKYINHFLGPIRSIAALPLMVLMFFVEFIGHMVRPVTLSVRLFGNMIAKHMILFALGLLAPVIVPVAILGLGVLVSLIQAFVFVLLTTLYLAGAVEEAH; this comes from the coding sequence GTGCAGGAAGAGGCTTTGCTCATGGATGCGATCATCAACCCTCACGTTGTGCCCCACTATGTCTCCTACGCGTTCCTTGCCTCTCTTATCCTGATAGGCGCTGCACTCGCGATTAGGGGTGCGCTTGCCCTCGTGCCGAAGGGGATACAGAACTTCCTCGAGGTGCTGGTCGAATCACTCCTGAAACTATCGGAGGACAATATCGGTCACAAATGGGGGCTCTATTTCTTTCCCCTCATAGGAACGATCGGCCTCTATATCCTCGTCTGCAACTTCATGGGGCTCATACCGGGGTTTGATGCTCCGACAAGCAATATCAATACGACCGCCTCTATGGCCGTCCCCGTCTTTCTCGCCACGCACTATTACGGCATCAAGGTGAACGGGTTGAAATACATAAACCATTTCCTTGGGCCGATACGCTCTATAGCGGCCCTCCCGCTCATGGTATTGATGTTCTTTGTCGAGTTCATCGGGCATATGGTGAGACCGGTCACCCTTTCGGTGAGGCTTTTTGGAAATATGATAGCGAAGCATATGATACTCTTTGCCCTCGGCCTGCTGGCTCCCGTGATCGTGCCGGTTGCGATTCTCGGATTGGGGGTTCTCGTGAGTCTCATTCAGGCGTTTGTCTTTGTCCTTCTGACAACCCTCTATCTGGCGGGGGCTGTTGAAGAGGCACATTAG
- the atpE gene encoding ATP synthase F0 subunit C, whose protein sequence is MRKFVAVTILALSLVWLLAPAAFAEEAAAPQTGSKIYYFAFAALGCGLAIGLAALGTGIGQGIGLSKACEGVARNPGVSGKITTTLIIGLAMIESLAIYALVVVLIILFMNPFKL, encoded by the coding sequence ATGAGAAAATTCGTAGCGGTAACGATTCTCGCGCTCTCTTTGGTCTGGCTGCTCGCACCTGCCGCGTTCGCCGAAGAGGCGGCGGCGCCTCAAACCGGCTCAAAGATATACTATTTCGCCTTCGCCGCTTTGGGCTGCGGTCTCGCGATCGGGCTGGCTGCACTCGGCACCGGAATCGGTCAGGGTATCGGTCTCAGCAAGGCATGCGAGGGGGTTGCGAGGAATCCCGGCGTATCAGGAAAAATCACGACAACGCTCATCATCGGTCTCGCGATGATCGAGTCGCTCGCCATCTATGCACTTGTCGTGGTGCTTATCATCCTTTTCATGAATCCTTTCAAACTTTAA